The following are encoded together in the Thermomonas brevis genome:
- a CDS encoding ATP-grasp domain-containing protein — MTRVAILTPDPAEVAYPDLWPKVLARLQRALDGAGIEAVPTPWTAHMDDAAGLHDYACVLPLLVWGYHHDAARWQRACATWESEGVPLANPAKVLAWNTDKRYLRELAERGVAIPPTTFTDALSQDVVERAFADTGADELIVKPAVSGGAWKTRRLQRGEAVGATDGMAMLLQPFLPTIETDGETSLLYFGGRLSHAVNKRPVAGEFRIQEEFGGQYALVPEPPAAAVALAEQVLQAVGEPLLYARIDMVPDADGRWLLMEAELIEPDFYLGVDPEKGEGFARALRERIQAVS; from the coding sequence ATGACCCGTGTCGCCATCCTCACGCCCGATCCGGCGGAAGTCGCCTATCCCGACCTGTGGCCGAAAGTGCTGGCGCGGCTGCAACGCGCGCTGGACGGCGCGGGCATCGAGGCCGTGCCGACGCCGTGGACGGCGCACATGGACGATGCGGCTGGCCTGCACGATTACGCCTGCGTGCTACCGCTGCTGGTCTGGGGTTACCACCACGACGCCGCGCGCTGGCAGCGGGCCTGCGCGACCTGGGAGAGCGAAGGCGTGCCGTTGGCGAACCCGGCGAAGGTGCTGGCGTGGAACACCGACAAGCGCTACCTGCGCGAACTGGCGGAACGCGGCGTGGCGATTCCGCCGACCACGTTCACCGATGCGCTGTCGCAGGATGTGGTCGAACGGGCCTTCGCCGACACCGGCGCGGACGAACTGATCGTCAAGCCGGCGGTGTCCGGCGGCGCATGGAAGACCCGGCGGTTGCAGCGCGGCGAAGCGGTCGGTGCGACGGACGGCATGGCGATGCTGCTGCAACCCTTCCTTCCGACCATCGAGACGGACGGCGAAACCTCGCTGCTGTATTTCGGCGGACGCCTGAGCCACGCGGTGAACAAGCGCCCGGTGGCCGGCGAGTTCCGCATCCAGGAGGAATTCGGCGGCCAGTACGCGCTGGTGCCCGAGCCGCCGGCCGCTGCGGTGGCGCTGGCCGAACAGGTGCTGCAAGCCGTCGGCGAGCCGCTGCTGTACGCGCGCATCGACATGGTGCCGGACGCCGACGGCCGCTGGCTGCTGATGGAGGCCGAGCTGATCGAGCCGGATTTCTATCTCGGCGTCGATCCGGAAAAAGGCGAAGGATTCGCGCGGGCGCTGCGGGAGCGGATACAGGCCGTCAGCTGA
- a CDS encoding ATP-binding cassette domain-containing protein, producing the protein MPAIRTHTPEGRARLVARQLQWQAPGADRPLWPSPIDFTLDSERTALVGRNGAGKSVLCGLLAGTLKPLSGSVLRHAPVRFVPQLDALRAGSLASLAGLAPVAGALARILAGTPAEGDLERAEGHWDLPQRWALALDDAGLPAWAMDMPADALSGGERQRVALAAAFLDEGSCLLLDEPSNHLDAAARAWLARRLDAWRGGLLLASHDRALLERVERIAELSPDLRTFGGGHAGWRAQRTQEAEAARQDADHARAEQRRIARDLQARHDAQQRRMAHGRRFGKEANLSGLLLGSMKDNAQRNDARALAQRETALAAATAQAGEARARLPQQTDVALALPSSIVPEGKRVLLADGVRLAHLPTLGALDVAVVGPRRIALTGANGSGKSTLLRTLAGSLPPAAGTLDIGMPCALLDQQPFASPQNAASLLALLQSAPVALPEAELRGRLALLGLSARHCLQPLHGLSGGEALKARLALALWGKDAAGLLLLDEPTNHLDLASVEAFEQALAGFPGAMIVASHDPAFLDAIGCDARWRVDGNRWRIS; encoded by the coding sequence ATGCCGGCTATCCGAACGCATACGCCCGAGGGGCGCGCACGCCTTGTCGCACGACAACTGCAATGGCAGGCGCCCGGCGCCGACCGCCCGCTGTGGCCCTCGCCTATCGATTTCACTCTGGACAGCGAACGCACGGCGCTGGTGGGCCGCAACGGCGCCGGCAAGTCGGTGCTGTGCGGCCTGCTGGCCGGCACGCTGAAACCGCTGTCGGGCAGCGTGCTGCGCCATGCACCGGTGCGGTTCGTGCCGCAGCTCGACGCGCTGCGCGCGGGCAGCCTGGCGTCGCTGGCGGGCCTCGCCCCGGTGGCCGGCGCGCTGGCGCGCATCCTCGCCGGCACGCCGGCCGAGGGCGACCTCGAACGCGCCGAAGGCCATTGGGATCTGCCGCAGCGCTGGGCGCTGGCGCTGGACGATGCCGGGCTGCCTGCCTGGGCGATGGACATGCCCGCCGACGCGCTGAGCGGCGGCGAACGCCAGCGGGTGGCGCTGGCGGCGGCGTTCCTCGACGAGGGCAGCTGCCTGCTGCTGGACGAACCCAGCAACCATCTGGACGCCGCCGCGCGGGCATGGCTTGCACGCAGGCTCGATGCGTGGCGCGGCGGGTTGCTGCTGGCAAGCCATGACCGCGCCCTGCTGGAACGGGTGGAACGGATCGCGGAACTGTCGCCGGATCTGCGGACGTTCGGCGGCGGTCATGCCGGGTGGCGCGCGCAGCGTACGCAGGAAGCGGAGGCCGCGCGGCAGGACGCGGATCACGCGCGCGCCGAACAGCGGCGCATCGCCCGCGACCTGCAGGCGCGCCACGACGCGCAGCAGCGGCGCATGGCGCACGGCCGGCGCTTCGGCAAGGAAGCGAATCTCAGCGGCCTGCTGCTGGGCAGCATGAAGGACAACGCGCAGCGCAACGATGCGCGTGCGCTGGCGCAACGCGAGACGGCGCTCGCGGCTGCAACGGCGCAGGCCGGCGAGGCGCGCGCACGCCTGCCGCAGCAGACGGACGTGGCGCTGGCGCTTCCGTCCAGCATCGTGCCGGAAGGCAAGCGCGTGCTGCTGGCGGACGGCGTTCGGCTGGCGCACCTGCCCACGTTGGGGGCGCTCGATGTCGCCGTGGTCGGCCCGCGCCGGATCGCGCTGACCGGCGCCAACGGCAGCGGCAAGAGCACGCTGCTGCGCACGCTTGCCGGCAGCCTGCCACCTGCGGCCGGGACGCTCGACATCGGCATGCCCTGCGCCCTGCTGGATCAGCAGCCGTTCGCGTCGCCGCAAAACGCCGCATCGCTGCTGGCGCTGCTGCAGTCCGCGCCGGTCGCACTTCCCGAAGCGGAGTTGCGCGGCCGCCTGGCCCTGCTCGGCCTGTCCGCGCGCCACTGCCTGCAGCCGCTGCACGGCCTCAGCGGCGGCGAAGCATTGAAAGCCCGGCTGGCGCTTGCGCTCTGGGGCAAGGACGCCGCCGGCCTGCTGCTGCTCGACGAGCCGACCAACCACCTCGACCTGGCGTCGGTGGAAGCCTTCGAGCAGGCGCTGGCCGGCTTCCCCGGCGCGATGATCGTGGCCAGCCACGATCCCGCCTTCCTCGACGCCATTGGCTGCGACGCGCGCTGGCGCGTGGACGGCAACCGCTGGCGGATCAGCTGA
- a CDS encoding DsbA family oxidoreductase yields the protein MTALRIDFVSDVVCPWCAIGLTSLEQALRRLDGEVQADIHFQPFELNPQLSAEGEGIAEHLQRKYGLTDAQLEENQERIRRRGAELGFAFDFNARSRIWNTFDAHRLLHWAGIEGKQSELKHALLRAYFSEGRNVSDREVLAGIAAGVGLDAQRAREVLASGHYAEDVRAAEQFFQSLGISGVPAVIIEKRHLVSGGQPPEVFERALREIAAAKQDA from the coding sequence ATGACCGCACTGCGCATCGATTTCGTTTCCGACGTGGTCTGCCCGTGGTGCGCCATCGGGCTGACGTCACTGGAGCAGGCCCTGCGACGCCTCGACGGCGAGGTGCAGGCCGACATCCACTTCCAGCCGTTCGAACTGAACCCGCAGCTGTCGGCGGAAGGCGAGGGCATCGCCGAACACCTGCAACGCAAGTACGGACTCACCGACGCGCAGCTGGAGGAAAACCAGGAGCGCATCCGCCGGCGCGGCGCGGAGCTCGGGTTCGCGTTCGACTTCAACGCACGCAGCCGCATCTGGAACACCTTCGACGCGCACCGCCTGCTGCACTGGGCCGGCATCGAAGGCAAGCAGTCCGAACTGAAGCACGCGCTGCTGCGCGCGTATTTCAGCGAGGGGCGCAACGTGTCCGATCGCGAAGTGCTGGCCGGGATCGCCGCCGGCGTCGGGCTGGACGCGCAGCGCGCGCGCGAGGTGCTGGCATCGGGCCACTACGCCGAAGACGTCCGCGCCGCTGAGCAGTTCTTCCAGAGCCTCGGCATCAGCGGGGTGCCGGCGGTCATCATCGAGAAGCGGCACCTCGTCAGCGGCGGCCAGCCGCCGGAGGTGTTCGAGCGGGCGCTGCGCGAGATCGCGGCGGCGAAGCAGGACGCGTAG
- a CDS encoding 2OG-Fe(II) oxygenase gives MSAFIPDFLDYCRKAFRWQHGRQGSGYDKMLLLTASWPIAFDSYLIRYPIGSSIPPHTDPVTGRNHYRLNIIVKRSIGGGEFICSDPILSTARIKLFRPDRSEHSVTEVIGSSRYVLSLGWLWGKSDC, from the coding sequence TTGTCAGCATTCATTCCCGATTTTCTTGACTACTGCAGGAAAGCCTTCCGATGGCAGCATGGCCGCCAAGGCTCCGGCTACGACAAGATGTTGTTGCTCACGGCTTCATGGCCAATCGCTTTCGACAGCTATCTGATTCGCTACCCGATCGGCTCCAGCATTCCACCTCATACGGATCCGGTTACTGGCAGGAACCACTACCGGCTCAACATCATCGTCAAGCGCTCCATCGGCGGCGGCGAGTTCATCTGCAGCGATCCCATCCTTTCCACAGCACGGATCAAGTTGTTCCGGCCGGACCGCAGCGAACACAGCGTGACCGAAGTGATCGGTAGCAGCCGGTATGTGCTTTCACTTGGCTGGCTTTGGGGCAAGAGCGACTGCTGA
- a CDS encoding Dyp-type peroxidase translates to MTATPDAPVPQPVAAPLTPAAIFLVLTIKPDAASLAKVRDFLPDLSGFVRSVRFRDPDRSLSCVLGIGAQAWDALTGLPRPPGLHPFVELLAGDRHAVSTPGDLLLHIRAEHMDLCFELARQISTRLGDAVTVADEVHGFRYFDARDLLGFVDGTENPIGLEAEQSVLIGDEDPAHAGGSYVIVQKYLHDLGKWNAIPVEVQERIIGRRKLDDIELEDSAKPSYAHNVLTSIEVDGREVKILRDNMPFGRIGGDHYGTYFAGYARSPSTIEQMLRNMFIGVPEGNYDRILDVSRAVTGSLFFVPTASFLDDFAPPAACS, encoded by the coding sequence ATGACCGCCACGCCCGACGCTCCCGTCCCGCAACCCGTCGCCGCGCCGCTAACGCCCGCCGCGATCTTCCTCGTCCTGACCATCAAGCCGGACGCCGCCAGCCTGGCGAAGGTGCGCGACTTTCTGCCGGACCTGTCCGGCTTCGTGCGCTCGGTGCGCTTCCGCGATCCCGACCGCAGCCTGTCCTGCGTGCTGGGCATCGGCGCTCAGGCGTGGGACGCGCTCACCGGCCTGCCGCGCCCGCCGGGCCTGCATCCGTTCGTGGAACTGCTTGCGGGCGACCGCCATGCGGTGTCCACGCCGGGCGACCTGCTGCTGCACATCCGTGCCGAGCACATGGACCTGTGCTTCGAACTGGCGCGGCAGATCAGCACGCGGCTGGGCGACGCGGTGACCGTCGCCGACGAAGTGCACGGCTTCCGCTACTTCGACGCACGCGACCTGCTGGGCTTCGTCGACGGCACCGAGAACCCGATCGGGCTGGAAGCCGAGCAGTCGGTGCTGATCGGCGACGAGGATCCGGCGCACGCGGGCGGCAGCTACGTGATCGTGCAGAAGTACCTGCACGACCTCGGCAAGTGGAACGCGATTCCGGTCGAGGTGCAGGAAAGGATCATCGGCCGCCGGAAGCTGGACGACATCGAGCTGGAGGATTCCGCCAAGCCCAGCTACGCGCACAACGTGCTGACCAGCATCGAAGTGGACGGCCGCGAGGTGAAGATCCTGCGCGACAACATGCCGTTCGGCCGCATCGGCGGCGACCACTACGGCACCTACTTCGCCGGCTACGCGCGCTCGCCCTCGACCATCGAACAGATGCTGCGCAACATGTTCATCGGCGTGCCCGAGGGCAACTACGACCGCATCCTGGACGTCAGCCGCGCGGTCACCGGCAGCCTGTTCTTCGTGCCGACGGCCTCGTTCCTGGACGATTTCGCGCCGCCTGCAGCCTGCTCCTGA
- a CDS encoding mechanosensitive ion channel domain-containing protein: MPHDLFDPGSLAGAAFYGVLALAAATLAALLIRRFVRRLEKRLTDATVLRFVGLFAQLLAYLAALVLYAHLVPELRALGTALLAGAGVLSVVGGLAAQDTLGNLIAGFSLVLSRAVREGDAIRLYTPVGLIDARVHAISLGFTVLRDGDDNEVVVPNSVIMGSALVRVAHPPAGA; this comes from the coding sequence ATGCCCCACGACCTGTTCGATCCCGGCAGCCTCGCCGGCGCCGCCTTCTACGGCGTGCTCGCGCTGGCCGCGGCAACGCTGGCCGCGCTGCTGATCCGCCGCTTCGTCCGCCGCCTGGAAAAGCGCCTGACCGACGCCACCGTGCTGCGCTTCGTCGGCCTGTTCGCGCAGTTGCTGGCCTATCTCGCGGCGCTGGTGCTGTACGCGCACCTGGTGCCGGAGCTGCGTGCGCTGGGCACTGCCCTGCTGGCCGGCGCCGGCGTGTTGTCCGTGGTCGGCGGGCTGGCCGCGCAGGACACGCTGGGCAACCTGATCGCCGGCTTTTCGCTGGTGCTGTCGCGCGCCGTGCGCGAGGGCGACGCGATCCGGCTGTACACGCCCGTAGGCCTGATCGACGCGCGCGTCCATGCCATCTCGCTGGGCTTCACCGTGCTGCGGGACGGCGACGACAACGAGGTCGTCGTCCCCAACAGCGTCATCATGGGCAGCGCGCTGGTGCGCGTCGCCCATCCGCCGGCCGGCGCCTGA
- a CDS encoding MBL fold metallo-hydrolase, translated as MTASHCLRAPIGDYAASHHSVNGRFRNATPRPADAPEPGLKTFWDFFFNKPKDTEPHAPIPVRRLTRAELDAAPDRSLYRLGHSTILMKLRGRWWITDPVFAERASPVQWFGPKRFHAPPIALDDLPPIRGVLLSHDHYDHLDKAAVRALAKKADLFLAPLGVGDRLASWGVPEAKIRQFDWWQETGIDGLTLAFTPTQHFSGRGIRDGDRTLWGSWVIVDGDRRVYFSGDSGYFDGFAEIGRRYGPFDLAMMETGAYNEQWPYVHMQPAQTVRAFRDVRGMWLLPIHNGTFDLAMHPWHEPFDEVLRIAEAQGIRVATPVMGERIDLDAPQPGERWWRGVMAQEAAR; from the coding sequence TTGACTGCTTCCCATTGCCTGCGCGCCCCGATCGGCGACTACGCCGCCTCCCATCATTCCGTGAACGGACGCTTCCGCAACGCCACGCCCCGGCCGGCCGACGCACCGGAGCCGGGCCTGAAGACGTTCTGGGACTTCTTCTTCAACAAGCCGAAGGACACCGAACCGCACGCGCCGATCCCGGTGCGCAGGCTGACGCGCGCCGAGCTCGACGCCGCGCCGGACCGCAGCCTGTACCGGCTGGGTCATTCGACGATCCTGATGAAGCTGCGCGGGCGGTGGTGGATCACCGATCCGGTGTTCGCCGAGCGCGCCTCGCCGGTGCAGTGGTTCGGACCGAAGCGCTTCCACGCGCCGCCGATCGCGCTGGACGACCTGCCACCGATCCGCGGTGTGCTGCTCTCGCACGACCATTACGACCACCTCGACAAGGCCGCGGTGCGCGCGCTGGCGAAGAAGGCCGACCTGTTCCTGGCGCCGCTGGGCGTGGGCGACCGGCTGGCGTCGTGGGGCGTGCCGGAGGCGAAGATCCGCCAGTTCGACTGGTGGCAGGAAACCGGCATCGACGGCCTGACGCTGGCGTTCACGCCCACCCAGCATTTCTCCGGCCGCGGCATCCGCGACGGCGACCGCACCCTGTGGGGCTCGTGGGTGATCGTCGACGGCGACAGGCGCGTGTACTTCAGCGGCGACAGCGGCTACTTCGACGGCTTCGCCGAGATCGGCCGCCGCTACGGGCCGTTCGACCTGGCGATGATGGAAACCGGCGCCTACAACGAACAGTGGCCCTACGTGCACATGCAGCCGGCGCAGACCGTGCGCGCCTTCCGCGACGTGCGCGGCATGTGGCTGCTGCCGATCCACAACGGCACCTTCGATCTCGCCATGCACCCGTGGCATGAGCCCTTCGACGAGGTGCTGCGCATCGCCGAGGCGCAGGGCATTCGCGTCGCCACGCCGGTGATGGGCGAACGCATCGACCTGGACGCGCCGCAGCCCGGCGAGCGCTGGTGGCGTGGAGTGATGGCGCAGGAAGCGGCGCGCTGA
- a CDS encoding LysR family transcriptional regulator: protein MPLEPSLVSSLTWFAHIARHRSFTRAAEEMGVTRAALSQQLKALEQQLDVRLLNRTTRDMSLTEAGAQLLEALAPSLATIERALASLDEADGEPAGLVRLNTSRMAAKALIEPHLPEFQARHPKVQLELVMAERLSNIIADGCDAGIRLGRSLAEHVVAVPITPPLSMAVAGSPAYFARHGVPKTPADLAGHNCINYRYSGSGTVHDWDFSEPGKRGQHFTQSVTGNLVTNDDEGMTRAAVAGIGLIQTIDIAIHPQLRDGSLVAVLKDWKHVQPGFHLYVPTREQMPRKVRALLDFLVEKRKAIALG, encoded by the coding sequence ATGCCGCTAGAGCCCTCCCTGGTTTCCTCGCTGACCTGGTTCGCCCACATCGCCCGCCACCGCAGTTTCACCAGGGCGGCCGAGGAGATGGGCGTGACCCGTGCGGCGCTGTCCCAGCAGCTGAAGGCGCTGGAACAACAGTTGGACGTGCGGCTGCTCAACCGCACCACCCGCGACATGTCGCTGACCGAAGCGGGCGCACAGTTGCTCGAAGCGCTGGCGCCATCGCTGGCGACCATCGAGCGCGCGCTGGCCTCGCTCGATGAAGCCGACGGCGAACCGGCCGGCCTGGTCAGGCTCAATACCTCGCGCATGGCCGCGAAAGCGCTGATCGAGCCGCACCTGCCCGAATTCCAGGCGCGCCATCCGAAGGTGCAACTGGAGCTGGTGATGGCCGAGCGGCTGTCCAACATCATCGCCGACGGTTGCGATGCCGGCATCCGCCTGGGCCGCAGCCTGGCCGAGCATGTGGTGGCGGTGCCGATCACGCCGCCGCTGTCGATGGCGGTGGCCGGCTCGCCGGCGTACTTCGCGAGGCACGGCGTGCCGAAGACGCCGGCGGATCTGGCCGGGCACAACTGCATCAATTACCGCTACTCCGGCAGCGGAACCGTGCACGACTGGGACTTCAGCGAACCCGGCAAGCGCGGCCAGCACTTCACCCAGTCCGTCACCGGCAACCTGGTCACCAACGACGACGAGGGCATGACCCGTGCCGCCGTTGCCGGCATCGGCCTGATCCAGACCATCGACATCGCCATCCATCCGCAGCTGCGGGATGGGTCGCTGGTCGCGGTCCTGAAGGACTGGAAGCACGTGCAGCCCGGCTTCCACCTGTACGTGCCGACGCGCGAACAGATGCCGCGAAAGGTGCGGGCGCTGCTCGACTTCCTGGTGGAAAAGCGCAAGGCGATCGCGTTGGGATAG
- a CDS encoding alpha/beta hydrolase produces the protein MSSVTFKNLNGQGITLAAVVHFPAGFDASKAYPAVVVSHPGGGVKEQTAGLYAGKLAEHGLIAIAFDRSYQGESTGEPRQLENPYISTEDVSAVVDYLTTLPYVDNDRIGAMGICAGAGYSANAAINDRRIKALGMVSAVNIGQMFRNGWDGSVKDADALPYLEAGSQARTADAGNNPMATMPLAPLKEEDAPNAELRGAWEYYHTSRCEHPNAPGYTLARCLTQIITYDAYNKAEAFLTQPVLAVAGSRAGSKWMSDDLIARAASKDKQLHIVEGADHMDLYDVPKYVDEAVSKLAPFFQSKLK, from the coding sequence ATGTCCAGCGTGACCTTCAAGAATCTCAACGGCCAAGGCATCACCCTGGCTGCCGTCGTCCACTTCCCCGCCGGCTTCGATGCGTCGAAGGCATATCCGGCTGTCGTCGTCTCCCATCCCGGCGGCGGCGTGAAGGAGCAGACCGCCGGCCTGTACGCCGGGAAGCTGGCCGAACACGGCCTGATCGCCATCGCCTTCGACCGCTCCTACCAAGGCGAGAGCACCGGCGAACCGCGCCAGCTGGAGAACCCCTACATCAGCACCGAGGACGTGAGCGCCGTGGTGGATTACCTGACCACGCTGCCCTACGTGGACAACGACAGGATCGGCGCCATGGGCATCTGCGCCGGCGCGGGCTACAGCGCCAACGCCGCCATCAACGACCGTCGCATCAAGGCGCTGGGCATGGTCAGCGCGGTGAACATCGGCCAGATGTTCCGCAACGGCTGGGACGGCTCGGTGAAGGACGCCGACGCGCTGCCCTACCTGGAAGCCGGTTCGCAGGCGCGCACCGCCGACGCCGGCAACAACCCGATGGCCACCATGCCGCTGGCCCCGCTGAAGGAGGAGGACGCCCCCAACGCTGAACTGCGCGGCGCCTGGGAGTACTACCACACCTCCCGTTGCGAGCATCCCAATGCCCCCGGCTACACGCTGGCGCGCTGCCTCACCCAGATCATCACCTACGACGCCTACAACAAGGCTGAGGCGTTCCTGACCCAGCCCGTCCTGGCCGTGGCCGGCAGCAGGGCGGGCAGCAAGTGGATGAGCGACGACCTGATCGCCCGCGCGGCGAGCAAGGACAAGCAGCTTCACATCGTCGAAGGTGCAGACCACATGGATCTGTACGACGTGCCCAAGTACGTGGACGAGGCTGTCTCGAAGCTGGCCCCGTTCTTCCAGTCCAAGCTGAAGTAA
- a CDS encoding alpha/beta hydrolase, with translation MSNIKTVTYQNLGWETAADIYLPPGFDDKKKYPAIVSTHPIGSCKEQTAGNIYAKGLAEQGFIVLVHDASFQGASGGRPRFIEDPAIRVSDIRFAVDYLQSLPYVDVERIGAIGVCGGGAYTLHAGITDHRLKALVSITGVNYGRLIREGFAQFKPLELARNIARMRAAQAQGAERDVADLLPESVASARQAGITDIDVLEATDYYKTARGQQPNGATSQLMSFSGAAMGWDAFLNAEVLLTQPLMVVIGDKPGGFGAYRDGWEIYSRAASANKHIVVAEGWSHYDLYDKPEPVAIAMAKVVPFFKEHL, from the coding sequence ATGAGCAACATCAAGACCGTCACCTATCAGAACCTTGGCTGGGAAACCGCTGCGGATATCTACCTGCCGCCGGGCTTCGACGATAAGAAAAAGTACCCCGCCATCGTCAGCACCCACCCCATCGGCAGTTGCAAGGAGCAAACCGCCGGCAACATCTACGCCAAGGGCTTGGCCGAGCAAGGCTTTATCGTGCTGGTGCATGACGCCAGCTTCCAGGGTGCCAGCGGTGGCAGGCCGCGCTTCATCGAAGACCCGGCCATCCGCGTCTCGGACATCCGCTTCGCCGTGGATTACCTGCAATCGCTGCCCTATGTGGACGTCGAACGCATAGGTGCCATTGGCGTGTGCGGCGGCGGTGCCTACACCCTGCATGCGGGCATCACCGACCATCGCCTCAAGGCGCTGGTGTCCATCACCGGCGTGAACTACGGCCGCTTGATTCGCGAAGGTTTCGCCCAGTTCAAACCGCTCGAACTCGCCCGGAACATCGCTCGAATGCGGGCGGCCCAGGCCCAGGGCGCCGAGCGCGACGTGGCCGACCTGCTGCCCGAGTCCGTGGCCTCGGCTCGGCAGGCCGGCATCACTGACATCGATGTTCTGGAGGCCACCGACTACTACAAGACCGCGCGCGGCCAACAACCCAATGGCGCCACCAGCCAGTTGATGTCGTTCAGCGGCGCGGCCATGGGCTGGGATGCCTTCCTGAACGCCGAGGTGCTGCTGACCCAACCGCTGATGGTCGTCATCGGAGACAAGCCTGGCGGCTTCGGCGCCTACCGCGACGGCTGGGAGATCTACAGTCGCGCCGCCTCGGCGAACAAGCACATCGTTGTGGCCGAGGGGTGGTCGCACTACGACCTGTACGACAAGCCCGAGCCGGTGGCCATCGCCATGGCCAAGGTCGTGCCGTTCTTCAAGGAGCACCTGTGA